TCGGCTCGAAATAATACTGACTAGACTTGATGTGCCAGTTGGCGATTTCTTTCCGTGTGATAGGCAAGCCAAGTTTATTCCAATCCTCTTCTTGGCGGTAGTTCGGTACCTTGAGATTGAATTTCTGATGAATCGTATGAGCGATGATGGAGGCTGGCCCAAAGCTATGTGCTAAAGGGGCTTTAGGGACGGGAGCTTTGACAATCTTATCACTGAGATTCTTCTCGCTACACGCCTGACATTTGTAAGCATGTTGGACATGATCAATCCGCTTCAATTGCGCAGGAATAAAGATTAATTCTTGACGTTGGACGGTTGAACCAATCTCTTTCAACTGACCGTGACAGTCTGGACAAGTGCAGTCTTCGCCTTTTAGTTCATGATGAACCATCTCTGGAGTGAATTGACTAAAAATAGCCTGACGAATTCCCTTGGTTTTCTTACGTTTATAGGTAATCGTTTCTGTGTCACCTGGGCAAGTTAGCGTCTTCTTCAGGAAGTGGTTCTTCTTCGAAGAGACTTAGCTGACCAGGTTGATACACAACCTTCTCTGATGACTTGCCATAGAGCTTTTGTGTCAGATAAGCTACTTGTTCACGAAGGAGAGCAAGTTCATTTGTGAGTTGTTGGTTAACAGCTGCTTGTTGTTTAATAATGGCTAATAACTCTTCCATAGTCTCACCCTCCAGTTTTCTTTATTATACCGAAAAGAAAGCCATGATTTCAATAGAAATCACGACTGTTTGTAGGGTTTATTTTAGGGCTTATCGAAAATCCCTTCATCAGCCAGTCTACTTGCTCGGAAGTGAGGGCTTTGACCTCATGTTCATCATTAGGCCAAGTGAGTTTGCCGTTTTCAAATCGCTTGTAAAGCAACCAGAAACCTTGTCCATCCCAATAAAGGGCCTTGAAACGATCTTTGCGGCCACCACAGAAGAGAAAAACTTGACCAGAAAAGGGATCTAATTCAAATTGACGTTTAATAAGATAAGCGAGCGAGTCAATACCTTGTCTCATATCCGTTTTCCCGCAGACAAGATAGACCTTGCCTAGATCACTGAGATGAATCGCCATAGAGCAATACCTTATCTAAAATAGTTTCCAGTGTTTCTTGATGAAGAGATTGGAACAAGCTTAGTTCAACTCTTCCAATACGCAATTTCAGCACCATCTCGTTTTTGTTTTTCTTATCAAAACGACGAGATTGGGGCGTTTCCAAAGGAACAATAGGTTGTGACATCACAATAGCCTCCAATTCTGTTTTCTACTAACAGTATACTGGAGGAGTGAGAGGATTACTAGATACCTCGTTATGGAGCGCTTACTTTCCAACCTTTCACAATTGAGAATTGTGAAAGCTAATCAACCTTGCGGGTGGGGGTAAACTAATCCAGAGGATTATTTCAGAATGTAGACAAACCTCACAATTCAGAAAAATATTACAATGATATTTAATTTTCTGTAGTTTTAAGGTTAGAAAATTTGCGAGCGTAGCGAGCACAATACCTTCACCTCCGCCGTGCTAAAAGTGACAGAAAACGTTCATTTAATAACGTTTTCTGTCACTCGGCATCTTCGAGACCTTGGACTCGAAGATGAATCATGGAATTCCGAAGGAAGTCGCTGATGTCCGAAAGCACATGAGGATGGTGGCAATAAAAAGACTTTTTCTTCAAGCTAAAATA
Above is a window of Streptococcus sp. zg-86 DNA encoding:
- a CDS encoding IS66 family transposase, encoding MEELLAIIKQQAAVNQQLTNELALLREQVAYLTQKLYGKSSEKVVYQPGQLSLFEEEPLPEEDANLPR
- the tnpB gene encoding IS66 family insertion sequence element accessory protein TnpB (TnpB, as the term is used for proteins encoded by IS66 family insertion elements, is considered an accessory protein, since TnpC, encoded by a neighboring gene, is a DDE family transposase.) is translated as MAIHLSDLGKVYLVCGKTDMRQGIDSLAYLIKRQFELDPFSGQVFLFCGGRKDRFKALYWDGQGFWLLYKRFENGKLTWPNDEHEVKALTSEQVDWLMKGFSISPKINPTNSRDFY